Proteins encoded by one window of Candidatus Sumerlaea chitinivorans:
- a CDS encoding Subtilisin-like serine protease: protein MSKALVRQALIPSIFAVGLGFGMVGGAAHAQAPAKGAKQVVVGAPVSYYDEDRRVDLVVALDELAVELPAGVAPSDLGKARGVRAVDSLGGPRSARVKLEAQQPDRAALEARARELRGAMAGAQVRAVLYPPTAVERKPEQAIQLTNRLAVRLREGGDIKQVAAALGLRAVEKVSYSPNTYILEAQGEGLFEALDAANTIHSWGIAEFATPLVLKKQTKKLIPNDPLFGRQWHLRNTGSNPGVTGLTAGNDVNVVGVWDTYQGSGINLAIVDDGLQVGHPDLSANARTDIDIDINYSDNDPSPDIAGDDHGTACAGVAGARGNNSVGVSGAAPQVGLVGVRLISAAATDAQEAQGLTHQLTASNPADRVSIYSNSWGPSDDGATLEGPGSLARAALQNGVTNGRGGKGALYTWAGGNGGSSDNANYDGYANSRYTIAVGASGGSGEQSSYSESGACLVVNAPSSYSGGGITTVDRSGSAGYEDPPGDYTYTFGGTSSATPLAAGCIALMLQANPNLGWRDVMDILIRTATKNQPSDSGWATNGAGLSFNHKFGFGRVDAGAAVTSALSRTTMFPAEATPLTGGETLTTPLTIPDNNATGITRTTTISGPANFKVESVELKVNITHTWRGDLEFFLTAPSGMVSQIARRSSDSGDNLSNWTFTSFAHWGENPNGTWSFKVADRASSDVGTLSSWTLTIYGHLEPAASVGDWMLFE, encoded by the coding sequence ATGTCGAAGGCGCTTGTGCGTCAAGCCCTAATTCCTTCGATTTTTGCCGTTGGGTTGGGCTTTGGGATGGTTGGGGGTGCGGCACATGCGCAAGCTCCGGCCAAGGGCGCGAAACAGGTGGTTGTGGGAGCGCCTGTGAGTTACTACGACGAGGATCGGCGAGTGGATTTGGTTGTGGCGCTCGATGAGTTGGCGGTGGAATTGCCAGCAGGTGTTGCGCCCTCCGATTTGGGCAAAGCGCGAGGCGTCCGAGCGGTGGACTCGCTCGGCGGCCCCCGCAGTGCGCGCGTGAAGCTGGAGGCGCAGCAACCGGATCGGGCAGCACTGGAGGCGCGTGCGCGCGAGTTGCGCGGGGCAATGGCGGGCGCACAAGTGCGTGCCGTGCTCTACCCGCCGACAGCGGTGGAGCGTAAGCCTGAGCAAGCAATTCAACTGACGAACCGCTTGGCGGTACGCCTGCGTGAAGGGGGCGACATCAAGCAGGTGGCGGCGGCGTTGGGACTACGCGCTGTCGAGAAGGTTTCCTATAGCCCGAACACATACATTCTTGAGGCACAAGGCGAGGGATTGTTCGAGGCACTGGACGCGGCCAACACGATTCATTCGTGGGGCATCGCTGAGTTTGCGACGCCGCTTGTGCTAAAGAAACAGACGAAGAAGCTCATTCCTAACGACCCTTTGTTCGGCCGGCAGTGGCACCTTCGCAACACGGGAAGCAACCCCGGCGTGACGGGGCTGACGGCCGGCAATGACGTAAATGTGGTCGGGGTTTGGGACACGTATCAAGGCTCTGGGATCAATCTTGCGATCGTGGACGATGGGTTGCAGGTGGGTCACCCCGATCTGTCGGCCAACGCCCGGACGGACATCGACATTGATATCAACTACAGTGACAACGACCCAAGCCCGGACATCGCAGGCGATGACCACGGCACGGCGTGCGCAGGAGTGGCCGGCGCGCGGGGCAACAATTCCGTCGGCGTGAGTGGGGCTGCGCCACAGGTGGGACTCGTGGGCGTGCGCCTGATTTCGGCAGCTGCCACAGACGCTCAGGAAGCTCAGGGGCTGACGCATCAGCTTACGGCATCGAATCCGGCGGACCGCGTGAGCATCTACTCGAATTCGTGGGGGCCATCGGATGACGGGGCAACACTTGAGGGACCGGGCTCGCTGGCACGTGCGGCCTTGCAGAACGGCGTGACGAACGGCCGCGGCGGTAAGGGGGCACTCTATACGTGGGCTGGCGGGAACGGCGGTAGCTCGGACAACGCCAACTACGATGGGTATGCGAACAGTCGCTACACGATCGCCGTGGGGGCAAGTGGCGGAAGTGGTGAGCAATCCAGCTACAGCGAGTCGGGCGCCTGCCTTGTGGTGAATGCGCCATCGAGTTACTCAGGCGGCGGAATCACAACGGTGGATCGCTCGGGAAGCGCTGGGTACGAGGACCCGCCGGGGGACTACACGTATACGTTCGGTGGGACTTCGTCCGCGACGCCGCTGGCGGCGGGATGCATCGCCCTCATGCTGCAAGCCAACCCGAATCTTGGTTGGCGTGACGTGATGGATATTCTCATCCGCACCGCGACGAAAAACCAACCCTCGGACAGTGGATGGGCCACCAATGGGGCGGGTTTGAGCTTCAACCACAAGTTCGGCTTTGGGCGGGTAGATGCTGGCGCGGCGGTGACGTCTGCGCTTAGCCGCACGACAATGTTTCCGGCTGAAGCGACCCCGCTCACCGGCGGGGAAACCCTGACGACGCCACTCACGATTCCGGACAACAACGCGACAGGAATTACCCGCACGACGACGATCTCTGGGCCGGCGAACTTCAAGGTCGAATCTGTTGAGCTCAAAGTGAACATCACCCACACTTGGCGCGGGGATCTGGAGTTCTTCCTGACGGCGCCTTCGGGGATGGTGTCGCAGATCGCGCGCCGCAGCAGCGACAGCGGCGACAATCTTAGCAACTGGACGTTTACGAGCTTTGCGCACTGGGGCGAAAACCCGAACGGCACATGGTCGTTCAAGGTGGCGGATCGCGCCTCCAGCGACGTCGGGACGTTGAGCTCGTGGACACTGACAATTTACGGTCACTTGGAACCAGCAGCGAGTGTCGGCGACTGGATGCTGTTTGAATGA
- a CDS encoding putative transmembrane iron-regulated protein has product MKRSFASLSTPEVLALAIALEEEDARIIQEFARQVRATHPDFARQLDELRAEEEQHRRSLLELFRKKFGDEIPLIRREDVIGFVDRPPLPPEGLTPEEIAEKIALMELETQRFYERAAERTTDAEMRALFADLAEVERAHEAKAIEVTAAVKHVAVSPRHTERQLFVLQVIQPALVGLMDGSVSTLAPLFAAAIATKSPWETFLVGTAASVGAGISMGFAEGLSDDGALTGRGRPLMRGLITGFMTFLGGIGHALPFLLKNLTIAMWLAVIVVIVELFAIAYIRYRWMATPFSRSLVQVVFGGLLVVAAGFLIGEG; this is encoded by the coding sequence ATGAAACGATCGTTTGCCTCACTCAGTACCCCAGAAGTTTTAGCTCTTGCCATTGCCCTCGAAGAAGAAGACGCCCGCATCATTCAAGAGTTTGCGCGCCAAGTGCGCGCCACGCACCCCGACTTCGCTCGCCAGCTCGACGAATTGCGGGCGGAGGAGGAGCAACACCGACGTTCGCTCCTCGAGCTCTTCCGCAAAAAATTCGGCGACGAGATCCCACTTATCCGCCGTGAGGACGTCATCGGCTTTGTGGATCGTCCACCACTCCCCCCCGAGGGGCTTACCCCCGAGGAAATCGCCGAGAAGATCGCGCTCATGGAGCTGGAGACCCAACGCTTCTACGAGCGCGCAGCCGAGCGCACGACCGACGCCGAGATGCGTGCCCTCTTCGCCGACCTCGCCGAGGTGGAGCGCGCGCACGAGGCCAAGGCCATCGAGGTGACCGCCGCCGTCAAGCACGTCGCCGTGTCGCCCCGCCACACGGAGCGTCAGCTCTTTGTCCTGCAGGTCATTCAACCCGCGCTCGTCGGGCTCATGGATGGGAGCGTCTCCACCCTCGCCCCTCTCTTTGCGGCGGCCATCGCTACGAAAAGCCCGTGGGAGACGTTCCTTGTCGGCACCGCGGCAAGTGTCGGAGCGGGCATCAGCATGGGGTTCGCGGAAGGACTTAGCGACGACGGCGCGCTGACCGGACGCGGCCGGCCGTTGATGCGCGGCCTCATCACCGGCTTCATGACGTTCCTTGGGGGCATCGGCCACGCCCTGCCCTTCCTGCTCAAGAACCTGACGATCGCCATGTGGTTAGCGGTCATTGTGGTCATCGTCGAGCTCTTCGCCATCGCCTATATCCGTTATCGCTGGATGGCGACCCCCTTCAGCCGCTCGCTCGTGCAGGTGGTCTTCGGCGGCCTCCTCGTCGTCGCCGCCGGCTTCCTCATCGGCGAAGGCTGA
- a CDS encoding SSU ribosomal protein S21p, with the protein MSVVVVEQNEPIDKALKRFKKECQKAGILSELRRREHYEKPSVRRRRKIEAARRKARRRELKLRKKLESY; encoded by the coding sequence ATGAGTGTCGTAGTTGTGGAACAAAACGAGCCGATCGATAAGGCTCTGAAGCGCTTCAAAAAGGAGTGCCAGAAAGCTGGCATTCTTTCAGAGCTTCGTCGGCGCGAGCATTACGAGAAGCCCAGCGTGCGACGTCGGCGCAAAATCGAGGCAGCGCGGCGCAAGGCGCGTCGGCGCGAATTGAAACTGCGCAAGAAACTGGAAAGCTATTGA
- a CDS encoding Type I restriction-modification system, restriction subunit R → MADEGKQAPAQTVNGRTGKWPSFFHSAGSGKSNSIAWLAHRLIGLAKDGRPVFDSIIVVTDRRILDQQIRDTVKQFAQVSATVGHAEHSGDLRRFIESGKKIIITTLQKFPFILDEIGNEHRGRRFAIIIDEAHSSQGGRTSAKMSMALSEAGAEDEDETFEDRINRLMEARKLLPNASYFAFTATPKNKTLEMFGEPDPQPDGTVKHRPFHTYTMKQAIQEGFILDVLANYTPVKSYYKLIKTIEDDPEFDVKKAQKKLRRFVEGHEYAIRLKAEIMVDHFHEQVIAKGKIGGQARAMVVTGSIERAIQYFHAFKAYLAERKSPYRAIVAFSGEHEYGGQQVTEASLNGFPSNQIADKIREDPYRFLICADKFQTGYDEPLLHTMYVDKVLSGVKAVQTLSRLNRAHPQKHDTFVLDFVNDPETIRKAFEPYYRTTILADETDPNKLHDLKADLDGYQVYAPEQVDELVRLYLSGADRDQLDPILDACVATYMEHLDEDGQVDFKGKAKAFLRTYNFLSSVLPYTNAEWETLSIFLEFLVPKLPAPKEEDLSKGILEAIDMDSYRVEKQATMRIALSDADAEIEPVPTVGGAHKAEPELDRLSNIIRTFNDLFGNIPWTDADRVRKLITEEIPSRVAADTAYENARKNSDKQNARVEHDKALLRVMTALLKDDTELFKQFSDNESFRRWLSDAVFQLTYYAPPVSNEFISPGQGGRGSCVSPNSPICVPVRGGR, encoded by the coding sequence ATGGCCGACGAGGGCAAGCAGGCCCCTGCCCAAACAGTGAACGGAAGAACGGGCAAATGGCCGTCATTCTTCCATTCCGCCGGCAGCGGCAAGTCCAACTCCATCGCCTGGCTGGCCCACCGGCTGATCGGTCTCGCGAAGGACGGAAGACCCGTTTTCGATTCCATTATCGTGGTGACCGACCGGCGCATCCTGGACCAGCAGATCCGGGACACGGTCAAGCAGTTTGCCCAGGTGAGCGCCACGGTGGGGCACGCCGAGCATTCCGGCGACCTGCGGCGATTCATCGAGAGCGGCAAGAAGATCATCATCACGACGCTTCAGAAGTTCCCGTTCATCCTCGACGAAATCGGCAACGAGCATCGCGGACGCCGTTTCGCGATCATCATCGACGAGGCGCATTCGAGTCAGGGTGGCCGCACCTCGGCCAAGATGAGCATGGCCTTGTCGGAAGCCGGTGCTGAGGACGAAGACGAGACCTTCGAAGACCGGATCAACCGGCTCATGGAGGCCCGGAAGCTTTTGCCGAACGCCAGCTACTTCGCCTTCACCGCCACCCCTAAGAACAAAACGTTGGAGATGTTTGGTGAACCCGACCCGCAGCCCGACGGGACGGTAAAGCATCGTCCATTTCATACTTACACCATGAAACAGGCCATTCAGGAAGGGTTCATCCTGGATGTGCTGGCCAACTACACGCCGGTGAAGAGCTACTATAAGCTCATCAAGACCATCGAGGACGACCCCGAATTCGACGTCAAAAAGGCGCAGAAGAAGCTGCGCCGCTTCGTCGAGGGGCACGAGTACGCCATCCGGCTCAAGGCCGAGATCATGGTGGACCACTTTCATGAGCAGGTGATCGCGAAAGGCAAGATCGGCGGCCAGGCGCGGGCCATGGTGGTGACCGGCAGCATCGAGCGAGCTATTCAGTACTTCCATGCCTTTAAGGCGTACCTTGCCGAGCGCAAAAGCCCCTATCGGGCGATTGTGGCCTTCTCGGGTGAGCACGAGTATGGCGGTCAACAGGTCACCGAGGCCAGCCTTAACGGCTTTCCCTCGAACCAGATCGCCGACAAGATCCGGGAGGACCCGTATCGGTTTTTGATCTGCGCCGACAAGTTCCAGACCGGCTATGACGAGCCGCTCCTGCACACAATGTACGTGGACAAGGTGCTCTCCGGGGTCAAGGCGGTGCAGACACTTTCGCGCCTCAATCGCGCTCACCCCCAGAAGCACGACACCTTCGTCCTCGATTTCGTCAACGACCCGGAGACGATCCGAAAGGCCTTCGAGCCCTACTACCGGACGACCATCCTCGCCGACGAGACCGACCCGAATAAGCTGCACGACCTTAAGGCCGACCTTGACGGCTACCAGGTGTACGCGCCTGAGCAAGTTGATGAACTGGTGCGGCTCTACCTGAGCGGGGCCGACCGCGACCAGCTCGACCCGATCCTCGACGCCTGCGTCGCCACCTACATGGAGCATCTCGACGAGGACGGTCAGGTCGACTTCAAGGGCAAAGCCAAGGCGTTCCTGCGAACCTATAACTTTCTCTCTTCGGTCCTCCCCTATACCAACGCCGAGTGGGAGACGCTGTCGATCTTCCTCGAGTTTCTGGTGCCCAAGCTGCCGGCGCCGAAAGAGGAAGACCTCTCAAAGGGCATCCTCGAGGCGATCGATATGGATAGCTACCGGGTCGAAAAGCAGGCGACTATGAGGATCGCGCTTTCCGATGCCGATGCCGAGATCGAACCGGTACCTACCGTGGGAGGCGCACACAAGGCCGAGCCCGAGCTCGACCGCCTTTCGAATATCATTAGGACGTTTAATGACTTATTTGGCAACATTCCTTGGACCGATGCCGATCGGGTGCGCAAGTTGATCACCGAAGAGATTCCCTCACGCGTCGCGGCTGACACGGCCTACGAAAACGCCCGCAAGAATTCTGATAAGCAAAACGCTCGCGTCGAGCACGACAAGGCGTTACTGCGGGTAATGACTGCGTTGCTCAAGGATGACACCGAGCTATTCAAGCAGTTCAGCGACAACGAGTCATTTCGTCGTTGGTTGAGTGATGCAGTGTTTCAACTGACGTACTATGCGCCACCGGTCTCGAACGAATTCATTTCTCCAGGGCAAGGGGGAAGGGGGAGTTGCGTGAGCCCCAATTCTCCCATCTGCGTGCCGGTGCGTGGGGGGCGTTAG